In Setaria italica strain Yugu1 chromosome IX, Setaria_italica_v2.0, whole genome shotgun sequence, the genomic stretch AACCTGGAGCACCTCCTCAAGACCCGGTTCGGGAGCTTCCCCAAGGGCCCCTACTTCCGCGACAACGTGCGGGACCTCCTCGGCGATGGCATCTtcggcgccgacgacgaggtGTGGCGGAGGCAGCGCAAGGCGGCCAGCCTAGAGTTCCACTCCGCCGAGTTCCGCGCGCTCACCGCCAGCTCCCTCGTCGAGCTCGTCCACCGCCGCCTGCTCCCCGtgctcgccgacgccgaggcgggcggcggcgccgtcgaccTCCAGGACGTGCTCCTCCGCCTCACGTTCGACAACGTCTGCATGATCGCCTTCGGCGTCGACCCGGGCTGCATCCGCCCCGGACTCCCCGAGATCCCATTCGCGCGCGCCTTCGAGGACGCCACCGAGGCCACCATCGTGCGCTTCCTCACGCCCACCGCGGTGTGGCGCGCCATGCGCGCCCTCGGCGTCGGGAACGAGCGCGTGCTCCAGCGCTCCCTCGCTGGCGTCGACGAGTTCGCCTACGACGTGATCCGCAAGCGCAAGGAGGAGCTCGAGGCCGGCTACGACGCCGGGCGCAGGTCGGACCTCCTGACTGTGTTCACCAAGATGCGCGACGAGGACGGCCGCCCGGCCTACTCGGACAAGTTCCTCCGCGACATCTGCGTCAACTTCATCCTGGCCGGCCGCGACACCTCCTCCGTGGCGCTCGCGTGGTTCTTCTGGCTGCTCGGAAAGAACCCCGCCGTGGAGGCCAGGATCCTGGAGGAGATCGAGGGCATCGTCGCGGCGCGGAAGGCGCCGGGGGAGGTCGAGGAGGAGTTCGTGTTTCAGCCGGATGAGGTGAAGCGGATGGATTACCTCCACGCCGCGCTCTCCGAGGCGCTCCGGCTCTACCCCTCCGTCCCCGTCGACCACAAGG encodes the following:
- the LOC101765133 gene encoding cytochrome P450 86B1, which produces MSGAMDTAVSHNATDAAAAAKLGGGLASLLPEVQTLELLVAVSIFVAIHSLRQRRSQGLPTWPLVGMLPSLLLGLRGDMYEWITGILKARGGTFTFRGPWFTNLHCVVTADPRNLEHLLKTRFGSFPKGPYFRDNVRDLLGDGIFGADDEVWRRQRKAASLEFHSAEFRALTASSLVELVHRRLLPVLADAEAGGGAVDLQDVLLRLTFDNVCMIAFGVDPGCIRPGLPEIPFARAFEDATEATIVRFLTPTAVWRAMRALGVGNERVLQRSLAGVDEFAYDVIRKRKEELEAGYDAGRRSDLLTVFTKMRDEDGRPAYSDKFLRDICVNFILAGRDTSSVALAWFFWLLGKNPAVEARILEEIEGIVAARKAPGEVEEEFVFQPDEVKRMDYLHAALSEALRLYPSVPVDHKEVVEDEVFPDGTVLRKGTKVIYAMYAMGRMESIWGDDCREYRPERWLRDGRFTSESAYKFTAFNGGPRLCLGKDFAYYQMKFAAASILLRYRVHVVEGHPVAPKIALTMYMKHGLKVTLAKRDKATRL